The following proteins are co-located in the Brevibacillus laterosporus DSM 25 genome:
- the rplI gene encoding 50S ribosomal protein L9: MKVIFLKDVKGQGKKGEIKELSEGYVRNFLLPRGLVKEATDGNVKNLEAQKKSEDKRKEQEKLEAQQLAEKMNEMTVKIKGKAGEGGRLFGAISSKQVVEALEEQFNVKVDKRKLDMEPIRSLGVTQVKTKLHHDVVAILKVHVVEE, from the coding sequence ATGAAAGTAATCTTTTTGAAGGACGTAAAAGGACAAGGTAAAAAAGGTGAAATCAAGGAATTGTCTGAGGGCTATGTTCGCAATTTCTTACTGCCAAGAGGCTTAGTTAAAGAAGCAACAGATGGAAATGTTAAGAATTTAGAGGCGCAAAAAAAGAGCGAAGATAAAAGAAAAGAGCAAGAAAAATTAGAAGCCCAACAATTGGCTGAGAAAATGAATGAAATGACCGTTAAAATAAAAGGGAAAGCCGGTGAGGGCGGACGTCTTTTTGGAGCAATTTCCAGCAAGCAGGTAGTAGAAGCGTTGGAAGAGCAATTTAACGTAAAAGTGGATAAACGTAAATTAGATATGGAGCCTATTCGTTCCTTAGGTGTTACACAAGTAAAAACAAAGCTACATCACGATGTTGTAGCGATTTTAAAAGTGCATGTAGTAGAAGAGTAA
- the dnaB gene encoding replicative DNA helicase: MSDLYLDRVPPQNIEAEESVLGAIFLSKEALITAMELLRPEDFYKTSHQRIFNTMLALYERGEPVDLVTVTADLQDQKVLEETGGVVYLTSLASSVPTAANIEYYAKIVEEKSLLRRLIRTATKIANDGYSREDEVGEIIADAEKYILEIAQNRNSGGFIPIRDALMETYERIEFLSQRKGDITGIPSGYPDLDKMTAGFQRSDLIILAARPSVGKTAFALNVAQNVAARANETVAIFSLEMSASQLVQRMICAEGNLDASRMRSGGLEEDDWQKLTMAIGTLAKAPVYIDDTPGITVQDIRAKCRRLQTEKGLGLILIDYLQLIQGRGKGDNRQQEVSEISRTLKGIARELNVPIIALSQLSRSVEQRQDKRPMMSDIRESGSIEQDADIVAFLYRDDYYDKETEAKNIIEIIIAKQRNGPTGTVELVFLKEFNKFVSLDHRYREVG, encoded by the coding sequence GTGAGCGATTTATATTTGGACCGAGTGCCGCCGCAAAATATAGAGGCGGAAGAATCGGTGTTGGGTGCGATTTTCTTATCCAAAGAAGCGCTTATTACTGCGATGGAACTCCTTCGCCCAGAAGACTTCTATAAAACTTCTCACCAGCGTATCTTCAATACTATGCTTGCTCTTTATGAAAGAGGCGAGCCGGTTGACCTTGTAACCGTTACAGCAGATTTACAGGATCAAAAGGTCTTGGAAGAAACGGGTGGTGTTGTCTATTTAACATCTCTCGCTAGCTCTGTTCCTACAGCAGCTAATATTGAGTATTATGCCAAAATCGTAGAAGAGAAATCATTACTTCGTCGATTAATCCGTACAGCAACTAAAATTGCTAATGATGGTTACTCACGTGAAGATGAAGTAGGCGAAATCATTGCAGATGCGGAAAAATATATCCTAGAGATCGCACAAAACCGCAATAGCGGAGGATTTATTCCTATTCGTGATGCTTTGATGGAAACCTATGAACGTATTGAGTTTTTGAGCCAAAGAAAAGGCGATATAACAGGTATTCCATCTGGTTATCCTGATTTAGATAAAATGACGGCTGGTTTTCAACGGTCTGACCTGATTATTTTAGCTGCCCGTCCTTCTGTAGGTAAAACAGCGTTTGCTTTGAATGTGGCGCAGAACGTTGCTGCAAGGGCGAATGAAACAGTAGCTATCTTTTCTCTCGAGATGTCAGCATCTCAGCTTGTTCAACGTATGATTTGTGCGGAAGGTAACTTAGATGCTTCCCGTATGCGCTCTGGTGGATTGGAAGAAGATGATTGGCAAAAGCTAACGATGGCGATCGGTACTTTAGCTAAGGCCCCCGTCTATATTGATGATACACCAGGTATAACTGTACAGGATATTCGTGCGAAATGCAGACGTCTTCAAACGGAAAAAGGATTAGGACTCATTCTAATTGACTACTTGCAGTTAATTCAGGGCCGAGGAAAAGGTGACAACCGTCAGCAAGAAGTATCTGAGATCTCTCGTACGTTAAAAGGGATTGCTCGTGAGCTAAACGTACCTATCATTGCTTTGTCACAGTTAAGCCGTTCTGTTGAGCAACGACAAGATAAACGTCCAATGATGTCAGATATCCGTGAATCAGGTTCAATTGAGCAGGATGCTGATATTGTTGCCTTCCTATATCGTGATGACTACTACGATAAGGAAACGGAAGCGAAAAATATTATCGAGATTATTATTGCCAAACAACGTAATGGTCCTACGGGAACCGTTGAGCTTGTTTTCTTAAAGGAATTCAATAAATTCGTCAGCCTAGACCATCGTTATCGAGAAGTAGGGTAA
- a CDS encoding adenylosuccinate synthase: MSTVVVVGTQWGDEGKGKITDYLAETAEVVARYQGGNNAGHTIIFDGNKYKLHLIPSGIFYKDKICVIGNGMVIDPKALVAELDYLHGHGFTTNNLKISDRAHVILPYHIKLDGVEEESRGQNKIGTTRKGIGPAYMDKAARIGIRIADLMDKEEFKEKLARNLIEKNRILEKLYNEEGFKLEDIYEEYLKYAEIIRPYVADTSVVLNDVIDNGNRVLFEGAQGVLLDIDQGTYPYVTSSNPIAGGVTIGSGVGPSKINQVIGVAKAYTTRVGDGPFPTELHDATGDHIREVGFEFGTTTGRPRRIGWFDTVVVRHARRVSGITGLAITKLDTLSGIDKLRICTAYKYKGEILNEFPASLKVLAECEPVYEELEGWSEDITGIRDLNELPATARHYIERITQLTGVPMSIFSVGPDREQTNVVRGIYV, encoded by the coding sequence TTGTCAACAGTCGTGGTTGTAGGAACCCAATGGGGCGATGAAGGAAAAGGAAAAATTACAGATTATTTGGCAGAAACAGCAGAGGTAGTAGCACGTTACCAAGGAGGTAACAATGCTGGTCATACAATTATTTTTGATGGGAATAAATACAAGCTTCACTTGATTCCATCCGGGATCTTTTATAAGGATAAAATCTGCGTAATTGGAAACGGTATGGTTATTGATCCTAAGGCATTGGTAGCAGAGCTAGATTATCTGCACGGTCATGGGTTCACTACTAACAATTTAAAAATTAGCGATCGTGCTCATGTTATTCTACCGTATCATATTAAGCTAGATGGAGTAGAAGAAGAGAGCAGAGGCCAAAACAAAATCGGTACAACTCGTAAAGGTATCGGTCCTGCTTACATGGATAAAGCAGCACGTATTGGTATTCGTATCGCTGATTTGATGGACAAAGAAGAGTTTAAAGAGAAATTAGCTCGGAATCTGATAGAAAAAAATCGCATTCTTGAAAAGCTATATAACGAAGAAGGCTTTAAACTAGAAGATATCTATGAAGAATATCTGAAGTATGCTGAAATCATTCGTCCATACGTAGCTGATACATCGGTTGTGTTAAATGATGTTATTGATAACGGAAACCGTGTCCTTTTTGAAGGAGCTCAAGGGGTATTACTTGATATTGACCAAGGTACTTATCCATATGTGACATCGTCAAATCCGATCGCGGGTGGAGTTACCATCGGTTCTGGTGTAGGACCATCCAAAATTAATCAAGTAATTGGTGTGGCGAAAGCATATACAACACGTGTAGGGGACGGTCCATTCCCAACAGAATTACATGATGCAACAGGTGATCACATCCGTGAGGTAGGATTTGAATTTGGTACAACAACAGGAAGACCTCGCCGTATCGGCTGGTTTGATACTGTTGTGGTTCGTCATGCCCGTCGCGTGAGTGGTATCACTGGTTTAGCAATTACGAAGCTAGATACACTGTCTGGCATAGACAAACTTCGAATTTGTACGGCTTATAAGTACAAAGGTGAGATTTTAAATGAATTCCCAGCAAGCCTAAAGGTACTGGCTGAATGTGAACCAGTATATGAAGAGCTTGAGGGTTGGAGTGAAGATATTACGGGCATTCGTGATTTAAATGAACTGCCGGCTACTGCTCGTCACTATATCGAGCGCATCACACAGCTAACAGGGGTACCTATGTCCATCTTCTCCGTTGGACCTGATCGTGAACAAACAAACGTAGTAAGAGGCATTTACGTATAG
- a CDS encoding peptidoglycan DD-metalloendopeptidase family protein: protein MMRPAEWKDWLVQRVKPLLDTCNQSSRRIADRAWAYILSHKKQSVTVAVTLVMGATSVTYANYYYTSNMTPLYHVMLNGKEMGVVDNPEVVRQWTEERLKEQEQKHHAPLTLSDNITFAEEQVFKGQVNNQETLQTLEKEANIQVEAIKVMVEGKLVGYAANQEQADKILADIKERFSGVPMKKTKNQEVMAASLPTDKQVKSVKFKEKISLDAETVPADKIIPAEKLEEVLVKGTAQETTHSVKSGDTVSGIAKQYGITQKEIFKNNPGVTENTLLQLDQKLNVTEIRPYVTVQVVENATKDENIFYQIETKSNAKMPKGESKVVQEGKNGLKRVQYEYIKENGQLVATKMIDEDMIQQPVSKIIEKGTKVIADRGTGRIAWPARGYISSGFGTRWGRMHKGIDIAGSGTVKAADNGRVVQAGWNGDYGISVTINHGNGTQTLYGHLRSAKVKVGQVVSKGGAIGIMGSTGDSTGVHLHFEVHKNGRLVNPLSVLR from the coding sequence ATGATGCGACCGGCCGAATGGAAAGACTGGTTGGTTCAGCGTGTCAAGCCATTGCTTGATACATGTAATCAAAGTTCCAGACGAATTGCAGACCGTGCTTGGGCATATATCCTTAGCCATAAGAAACAATCTGTTACTGTAGCTGTAACACTTGTAATGGGTGCTACTAGCGTAACCTATGCGAATTATTACTACACTTCTAATATGACTCCCCTTTATCATGTCATGCTAAATGGTAAAGAGATGGGTGTGGTGGACAACCCTGAAGTGGTGAGGCAATGGACGGAAGAACGCTTAAAGGAACAGGAACAGAAACATCATGCCCCGCTTACGCTAAGTGATAATATCACGTTTGCAGAAGAACAGGTATTTAAAGGGCAGGTAAATAATCAAGAAACACTTCAAACACTTGAAAAAGAAGCAAATATTCAGGTTGAAGCAATAAAGGTAATGGTTGAAGGCAAACTTGTAGGTTATGCGGCTAATCAAGAACAAGCAGATAAAATTTTAGCTGATATCAAGGAACGATTCAGTGGCGTTCCGATGAAGAAAACGAAGAATCAAGAAGTTATGGCGGCTTCCCTACCGACTGACAAACAGGTTAAGTCAGTTAAATTCAAGGAAAAGATCTCCCTTGATGCAGAAACTGTACCGGCTGACAAGATTATACCGGCTGAAAAACTAGAAGAAGTATTGGTTAAGGGTACGGCACAAGAAACAACACATTCTGTTAAGTCTGGTGATACAGTTAGCGGAATTGCTAAACAATATGGAATTACCCAAAAAGAGATTTTTAAAAACAATCCTGGTGTTACTGAGAATACGTTGCTTCAATTGGATCAAAAATTAAATGTTACAGAGATTCGCCCTTATGTGACGGTTCAAGTGGTGGAAAACGCAACTAAGGACGAAAATATTTTTTATCAAATTGAAACAAAATCGAATGCAAAAATGCCTAAAGGCGAATCGAAAGTAGTTCAAGAAGGTAAGAATGGTTTAAAACGTGTTCAATACGAATATATAAAAGAAAATGGTCAGCTTGTAGCAACGAAGATGATCGATGAAGATATGATTCAACAACCAGTTTCAAAAATTATTGAAAAAGGTACAAAGGTCATTGCAGACCGTGGTACCGGTCGAATTGCTTGGCCAGCTAGAGGCTATATCAGCAGTGGATTTGGAACTCGCTGGGGACGTATGCATAAAGGTATTGATATTGCGGGATCAGGTACAGTGAAAGCAGCAGATAACGGTCGCGTTGTCCAAGCTGGCTGGAATGGAGACTATGGTATTTCCGTTACGATTAATCATGGAAATGGAACGCAAACCCTTTATGGACATTTGCGTAGTGCAAAAGTAAAAGTTGGACAAGTTGTCAGCAAAGGTGGCGCCATTGGTATTATGGGCTCTACAGGTGACTCTACAGGTGTCCATCTTCATTTTGAAGTGCACAAAAACGGGCGTTTGGTAAACCCGCTTTCTGTGTTACGCTAA